One window of Bacillus alkalicellulosilyticus genomic DNA carries:
- a CDS encoding ABC transporter ATP-binding protein, whose translation MSKLAITVKGLKKSFKNKQVLKGVNFEVQRGEIFALLGSNGAGKTTMVNILSTLLKQDGGEVSICGFDVQRQPDHVRQSISLTGQFAALDEILTGRENLEMIAKLRGVSNPTQVVDYLLTRFSLVDAANLRTDKYSGGMKRRIDIAMSLIGKPAVIFLDEPTTGLDPEGRIEVWEAVKELADGGTTILLTTQYLEEAEQLADRIAILHGGKIITTGTLTELKEMFPPAKVEYIEKQPTLEEIFLSIIGKKEEHVNEK comes from the coding sequence ATGAGCAAATTAGCTATAACTGTAAAAGGGTTAAAGAAAAGTTTTAAAAACAAGCAAGTACTAAAGGGAGTCAATTTTGAGGTGCAGCGTGGTGAAATATTCGCATTGCTAGGCTCAAATGGGGCTGGAAAAACGACGATGGTAAACATCCTCTCGACACTGTTGAAGCAAGATGGAGGTGAAGTCAGTATTTGTGGCTTCGACGTCCAGCGTCAGCCTGATCATGTTCGTCAGAGCATCAGCCTTACAGGACAGTTCGCAGCTTTAGACGAGATCCTCACTGGGCGGGAAAACTTGGAGATGATCGCCAAGTTGAGAGGAGTTTCCAACCCCACTCAAGTCGTCGATTATCTTCTAACAAGATTCAGCCTGGTCGATGCAGCTAACCTCCGCACTGACAAATATTCTGGAGGGATGAAGCGTCGTATCGATATCGCCATGAGTCTCATTGGGAAGCCAGCAGTCATATTTCTCGACGAACCAACGACAGGGCTTGATCCTGAAGGCCGGATTGAAGTCTGGGAAGCTGTCAAAGAGCTTGCCGATGGTGGCACGACCATCTTGCTGACGACGCAATACTTGGAGGAAGCTGAACAACTTGCGGACCGTATTGCCATCTTGCATGGTGGGAAAATCATCACAACTGGTACACTTACCGAACTTAAAGAAATGTTCCCACCAGCGAAAGTGGAATACATTGAGAAGCAGCCTACTTTAGAGGAAATATTCCTATCAATTATCGGAAAAAAGGAGGAACATGTAAATGAAAAATAA
- a CDS encoding ABC transporter permease codes for MKNKTGVLLERLMRNIMRSPDTIITVAITPIMMMLLFVYVFGGAIETGSENYVNYLLPGILLMAIASGVAYTSLRLFNDVKSGLMARFITMPIKRSSILWAHVLTSLVSNTLTVVLVILVALLMGFRSSADILNWIIVAGILGLFTLALTWLAVIPGLKAKSMEGATAYAYPLIFLPFISSAFVPTETMPKIVRAFAENQPVTSIVNAIRSLLYDGSVGNDIWSSLAWCIGIMVLAYFFASKEFKRKLG; via the coding sequence ATGAAAAATAAAACAGGGGTATTACTAGAGAGATTAATGCGTAACATCATGCGTAGCCCGGATACCATTATTACGGTTGCGATTACGCCAATTATGATGATGCTACTATTTGTTTATGTTTTTGGTGGTGCTATAGAGACAGGTTCCGAGAACTACGTTAATTATTTATTACCAGGAATATTACTGATGGCTATCGCATCGGGCGTCGCTTATACTTCCTTACGGTTGTTTAATGATGTGAAGAGCGGTCTCATGGCACGTTTCATTACTATGCCTATAAAGCGCTCATCGATTCTGTGGGCTCACGTGTTGACCTCACTTGTGTCAAATACGCTTACGGTTGTGTTAGTTATCCTTGTTGCTCTCTTAATGGGCTTTCGTTCCAGTGCTGATATCCTGAATTGGATCATTGTTGCTGGAATACTCGGACTATTTACACTGGCACTAACATGGCTAGCGGTGATTCCTGGATTGAAAGCAAAGTCTATGGAAGGGGCAACTGCCTATGCATACCCACTGATTTTTCTACCGTTTATCAGTTCGGCCTTTGTCCCCACCGAAACCATGCCAAAAATTGTCCGCGCATTTGCTGAGAATCAGCCTGTGACATCCATCGTAAATGCGATTCGTTCCCTTTTGTATGATGGATCTGTCGGCAACGATATTTGGTCCTCGCTAGCCTGGTGCATTGGTATTATGGTCCTCGCTTACTTCTTTGCCAGTAAAGAATTTAAACGGAAGTTAGGTTGA
- a CDS encoding glycosyl hydrolase, which yields MRRKRVRFFMLLLCFTLLLPPIGGTMANSNEVSVGKGSYSSVFPTIDYGGITDPGFQAQQGEPPERIYRSSNVTGPMQTNTWWGSLAVERFSMNHYPHPFSVRHRQEGLHVFYDAPHNMVVHENKAAGTWHINGAIGTDFLIGHSRTNRFEHSLVDDYNDWYVRGLLEDGSNKMRVTYGVGSPFIFAEYEGGTAQLSFDIEPRIWENRGNVIGFSTHDNKHYAAFAPPGTNWTGLNSKTLAANSDYISVAKLPDQSVQMLNTYEEYAYSIVREAIADWSYDEATGKVTTTYKVETEAKVHGAPNGTLFALYPHQYRHLADRSQSQLLSDYSIRTIRGNMLMLPGQQFTTDLTFTGVLPTLPDLGKYDRNRLIGYLEDAQSHYPTGSDTYELGKYLGKLATLAPIADQMGETEIADQFRNELRQILEDWFQATDSNGNLKGKNLFYYNENWGTLLGYHAAHSSATRINDHHFHYGYFVKAAAEIARTDADWASSENWGGMVDLLIRDFAADRNDELFPYIRMFDPYSGNSWADGLATFDSGNNQESSSEAMHAWTNVILWAEATGNTELRDRAIYLYTTEMSAINEYFFDVHQEILPEEYGPEIVTINWGGKMDHATWWQSGMVEKYAISWLPFHGGSLYLGHHPDYVERAYEALRSQNGSTDWNLWSNMVWMYRALTNPADALQQMEASIDQYGSFNPGDEKIIERGSTKAQTYHWIHNLHELGQVDPTVTADHPTYAVFTKDGERTYIAYNYSNEPITVRFSDGHTVQVEPHRFNIGNGDGEIDPGNPQDPEPEDPTDPTAPRDAFTRIQAQSYDDMNGIQTEATQDVDGEENIGWIANGDWVKFNSVDFGTGASSIDVRVASDTNGGTIEVRLGSITGNVIGIVDVANTGGWQQWQTVSSDVDVSGIHDVYLLFTGNNTNDLMNVNWFEFSKSEGNTDETITHDDYQAGIANKNTNETTIYFHPTTPALYVDIHLRINNGTQLNYRMNENSGQWNRVVGNIQPGDTIEFSFTYEKSGPQYSTDWYKYTH from the coding sequence ATGAGAAGAAAAAGAGTTAGGTTTTTTATGTTGTTGTTGTGTTTTACTCTACTACTACCACCAATTGGAGGAACAATGGCGAATTCAAACGAAGTTTCTGTTGGGAAAGGAAGCTACTCTTCTGTATTCCCTACGATTGATTACGGAGGAATTACTGACCCTGGGTTTCAAGCACAACAGGGAGAACCGCCAGAAAGAATCTATCGCTCGAGTAATGTGACAGGACCTATGCAAACGAATACATGGTGGGGTTCTTTAGCTGTTGAACGATTCTCCATGAACCATTATCCACACCCTTTTAGTGTGAGGCACCGTCAAGAAGGACTGCATGTGTTTTACGACGCTCCCCACAACATGGTCGTTCATGAAAATAAAGCAGCAGGTACATGGCACATTAATGGAGCAATAGGAACTGACTTTTTAATTGGTCACTCAAGAACGAATCGCTTCGAGCATTCTCTCGTAGATGACTATAATGATTGGTATGTTAGAGGATTATTAGAAGATGGTTCAAATAAGATGCGTGTCACATATGGTGTTGGCTCGCCTTTTATCTTTGCAGAATATGAAGGTGGAACAGCACAGCTGTCTTTTGATATAGAGCCAAGAATTTGGGAGAATCGCGGAAATGTCATTGGATTTTCAACACATGACAATAAACATTATGCTGCCTTTGCCCCACCTGGTACCAATTGGACGGGTTTAAATTCAAAGACATTAGCTGCGAATAGCGATTATATCTCTGTAGCCAAACTACCCGACCAAAGTGTCCAGATGTTAAATACTTATGAAGAATATGCATATTCTATCGTTAGAGAGGCCATAGCGGATTGGAGCTATGATGAAGCAACTGGAAAGGTGACAACGACGTATAAAGTAGAAACAGAGGCAAAAGTACATGGTGCACCAAATGGAACGTTATTTGCTCTTTACCCTCACCAGTATCGACATTTAGCCGACCGTTCTCAATCCCAGTTGTTATCGGATTACAGCATCCGAACCATTCGTGGAAATATGTTGATGTTACCTGGACAACAATTCACTACGGATCTAACATTTACCGGTGTTTTACCGACATTACCGGACTTAGGAAAGTATGACCGAAATCGTTTAATAGGGTACCTTGAAGATGCACAGTCTCACTACCCTACTGGTTCAGATACGTATGAATTAGGAAAATACTTAGGGAAACTAGCAACACTTGCTCCTATCGCAGATCAAATGGGAGAAACGGAGATTGCCGACCAATTCCGCAATGAATTACGTCAGATTTTAGAAGACTGGTTCCAAGCGACCGATAGCAACGGAAATTTAAAAGGTAAAAATCTATTTTACTATAACGAGAATTGGGGAACGTTGCTAGGCTACCATGCAGCACATAGTTCCGCAACTCGTATCAATGACCACCACTTCCACTACGGGTATTTTGTAAAAGCTGCCGCTGAAATTGCTAGAACGGATGCAGACTGGGCTTCTTCCGAAAACTGGGGTGGTATGGTAGATTTATTAATTCGAGATTTTGCAGCAGACCGCAATGACGAATTATTCCCATACATTCGCATGTTTGACCCGTACTCCGGTAATTCATGGGCAGATGGGTTAGCAACATTTGATTCTGGAAATAACCAAGAGTCTTCATCTGAAGCGATGCATGCGTGGACAAATGTTATCCTATGGGCTGAAGCAACAGGGAATACCGAGTTACGCGACCGAGCCATTTATTTATACACCACTGAGATGAGCGCAATAAATGAATATTTCTTCGATGTGCACCAAGAAATTTTACCAGAGGAATATGGTCCTGAAATTGTCACCATTAATTGGGGTGGAAAAATGGACCATGCGACTTGGTGGCAGTCTGGAATGGTAGAAAAGTATGCGATTAGTTGGTTGCCTTTTCACGGTGGTTCCCTTTACTTAGGACATCATCCGGATTATGTGGAACGAGCCTATGAAGCCTTACGAAGTCAAAATGGCTCAACTGATTGGAATTTATGGTCCAATATGGTTTGGATGTACCGTGCTTTAACAAACCCTGCTGATGCACTTCAGCAAATGGAAGCATCCATTGACCAATACGGTTCCTTTAATCCAGGCGATGAGAAAATCATCGAAAGAGGCAGTACAAAAGCACAAACATACCACTGGATTCACAATTTACATGAGTTGGGCCAAGTGGATCCAACAGTTACAGCAGACCATCCAACCTATGCTGTGTTTACCAAAGATGGAGAACGTACCTATATCGCCTATAACTATTCAAATGAACCAATCACTGTACGCTTTTCTGATGGACACACAGTACAGGTAGAACCTCACCGTTTTAACATTGGAAATGGGGATGGAGAAATTGACCCAGGAAACCCTCAAGACCCTGAACCTGAAGATCCAACAGACCCTACTGCACCACGAGACGCCTTTACTAGAATCCAAGCTCAAAGCTATGATGACATGAACGGGATTCAAACCGAAGCCACACAAGACGTTGATGGCGAGGAAAACATCGGCTGGATCGCTAACGGCGATTGGGTTAAATTTAATTCAGTTGACTTCGGTACGGGGGCGTCTTCTATCGATGTTCGTGTAGCATCTGATACGAATGGAGGAACAATTGAAGTTAGGTTAGGTAGTATCACTGGAAACGTTATTGGTATCGTGGATGTGGCAAATACAGGTGGCTGGCAACAGTGGCAAACCGTGTCTTCCGATGTTGATGTTTCAGGAATCCATGATGTGTATCTCTTGTTTACCGGCAACAATACTAATGATTTGATGAATGTGAATTGGTTTGAATTTTCGAAGAGTGAAGGAAATACAGACGAGACCATTACACATGATGACTATCAAGCAGGAATAGCGAATAAAAATACAAATGAGACAACGATTTACTTTCACCCTACAACACCTGCCCTTTATGTAGACATCCATCTCAGAATTAATAATGGGACACAGCTCAATTACCGCATGAATGAAAACAGTGGGCAATGGAACCGAGTTGTTGGAAACATACAGCCTGGAGACACGATTGAATTTAGTTTTACTTATGAGAAATCAGGACCTCAATATTCAACAGACTGGTATAAGTATACACATTAA
- a CDS encoding sigma-70 family RNA polymerase sigma factor, with amino-acid sequence MQINERNFIEQLQNQNEDALSYIVDRYLPLVKGMTNKILAPLSNKGLIEECTNDIFLSIWNHALKFKGNNEIEFKKWVFAIAKFKAIDYYRMAKNQKEISSDVIAGEGNKSAEDELLLMESRTELVNLLNHLSPVDRNIFIMKYLLGMKTDDIAEKLSMTTSAIANRLHRGKKELHELGKQLTLGEKLG; translated from the coding sequence ATGCAAATAAATGAACGTAATTTCATAGAACAATTACAAAATCAAAATGAAGATGCATTATCTTACATTGTTGATCGTTATTTGCCCTTAGTGAAGGGAATGACCAATAAAATTCTAGCACCGTTATCGAACAAAGGTTTAATAGAGGAATGCACGAATGATATTTTCTTGTCGATATGGAATCATGCTCTAAAGTTTAAAGGTAACAATGAAATCGAATTTAAAAAATGGGTGTTTGCCATCGCTAAGTTTAAAGCGATTGATTACTACAGAATGGCAAAAAACCAAAAAGAAATAAGCTCTGATGTTATAGCAGGAGAGGGAAACAAGTCGGCAGAAGATGAGCTCTTACTTATGGAGAGTCGAACGGAGCTTGTGAACTTACTGAATCACTTATCTCCAGTCGACCGAAATATTTTTATTATGAAATATTTGTTAGGCATGAAGACAGACGATATTGCTGAAAAGCTTAGTATGACAACATCAGCAATCGCAAATCGGCTACATCGTGGCAAAAAGGAGCTTCATGAATTAGGGAAACAACTAACGTTAGGAGAGAAGCTGGGATGA